In Desulfobacterales bacterium, a single genomic region encodes these proteins:
- a CDS encoding aminotransferase class V-fold PLP-dependent enzyme has protein sequence MALVIIHKALLENCRDDLPAYLSYRTHAGKDSLYNTPPVFAIYMMKLTVDWVKEKGGLAEMEKRALARSGTLYDTIDRSEGWYRCPVDTGSRSRMNVCFRLPTEELEAKFIAEALEAGFSGLKGHRSVGGCRASMYNAMPVEGAERLTEFMLEFKQKNA, from the coding sequence ATGGCGCTGGTGATTATTCACAAAGCGCTTCTGGAAAACTGCCGCGATGACCTGCCGGCCTATTTGTCGTACAGAACTCACGCCGGGAAGGATTCGCTCTATAATACACCACCGGTTTTTGCCATTTATATGATGAAACTCACCGTTGACTGGGTTAAAGAAAAGGGCGGGCTGGCAGAAATGGAAAAACGCGCCCTGGCGCGTTCTGGAACGCTGTATGACACTATCGACCGCTCCGAAGGCTGGTACCGCTGCCCGGTGGACACAGGCTCCCGCTCTCGCATGAATGTCTGTTTCCGTCTGCCGACCGAAGAACTGGAGGCCAAGTTTATCGCCGAAGCGCTCGAGGCCGGTTTTTCAGGCCTTAAAGGCCATCGATCGGTGGGCGGTTGTCGGGCGTCGATGTACAATGCCATGCCGGTCGAGGGCGCTGAACGGCTGACGGAGTTTATGCTGGAATTCAAGCAAAAAAATGCCTGA
- a CDS encoding DUF389 domain-containing protein codes for MKKSILSRALQQLTGDWAVFVEDAVPGTELSSHMHEASIPSFGFFFMLSLAAVIATLGLIANSAPSIIGAMIVAPLMSPIMSFAFGAVAFDRVLVLRSFITVIAGVILVVALSFLITHLFGMRITGSEILNRTSPTLIDLGVAVAAGAAAAFAHTRKSIISSIAGVAIAVALVPPLAVTGIGLDLGRKAAAEAGLSLSKFGLHAGGTDIAAGSFLLFLTNFFGIVVFAMLVFIFQRYGKWKKALIGLVLLVGISTVLINPLYQALQDMYVKNRVVRLFAKLAVTRPDIITGRVKINSIRVTHQGGVTHVNIDGIFPIDEYTERAAVSIEKRTDMFREHLQADIGRPVKLDVDIIAADMRRYSSHHSEPQTDENQAVSE; via the coding sequence ATGAAAAAATCAATCTTGTCTCGGGCATTGCAACAACTTACGGGTGACTGGGCAGTGTTTGTGGAGGACGCCGTTCCAGGCACCGAGCTTTCGTCTCATATGCATGAAGCCTCAATTCCCTCCTTTGGCTTCTTTTTTATGCTGTCACTCGCCGCAGTTATCGCCACACTGGGTCTGATTGCGAACAGCGCCCCTTCAATCATTGGCGCCATGATAGTTGCGCCGCTGATGTCCCCCATAATGAGCTTTGCGTTCGGCGCGGTGGCATTCGATCGGGTGCTGGTCCTTCGATCATTTATTACCGTTATTGCCGGTGTGATCCTGGTGGTGGCACTGTCATTCCTCATCACACATCTGTTTGGGATGCGAATCACCGGCTCCGAAATCCTGAACCGCACATCACCGACGCTAATCGACCTTGGTGTTGCGGTGGCAGCAGGGGCGGCGGCCGCCTTTGCCCACACACGCAAAAGCATTATCAGTTCAATCGCAGGCGTTGCCATTGCGGTCGCCCTGGTTCCTCCACTGGCTGTAACCGGGATTGGTTTGGACCTGGGGCGTAAAGCCGCTGCCGAGGCAGGATTGTCATTAAGCAAATTCGGTCTCCACGCTGGTGGAACAGATATTGCCGCCGGCTCCTTTCTGCTCTTTCTGACCAACTTTTTTGGAATCGTTGTGTTCGCAATGTTGGTTTTTATCTTCCAGCGCTATGGCAAGTGGAAGAAAGCGCTGATCGGTTTGGTGCTGTTGGTGGGTATATCCACGGTTCTGATTAATCCTTTGTATCAGGCGCTGCAAGATATGTACGTGAAGAACAGGGTCGTTCGCCTTTTCGCTAAGCTTGCGGTGACGCGGCCCGACATCATAACGGGCAGGGTTAAAATAAATTCGATCAGAGTTACCCACCAAGGCGGTGTTACACACGTCAATATTGATGGTATTTTCCCCATTGATGAGTATACCGAGAGGGCTGCCGTCAGTATTGAAAAACGAACAGACATGTTCCGGGAACACCTTCAGGCAGATATTGGCAGACCTGTGAAATTGGATGTCGACATCATTGCGGCCGATATGAGGCGCTACAGTTCGCACCATTCTGAACCACAAACAGATGAGAACCAAGCCGTTAGTGAGTAA
- a CDS encoding HesA/MoeB/ThiF family protein, with product MLPDLTEKELETYSRQIVLADIGYDGQLKLRNAKVCLVGVGGLGSPIATQLVGMGIGYLRIVDRDIVSRSDLHRQHLYDAECVGMPKVEMAQQKLNRLNPDVQIEPIPESLNSINAVEIISGMDVVIDGLDRPEPRYLVNRICNQLKVPYVFGAAIEAFGNTSTLLPNQTFCLECFMPGLKDEDLPVCGVVGVHPSVLGIVSSVQVSEAVRLLTGQEPKLYNKLLYINLREFEFIIVNMQSVEGCRVCGKNPAGPPQEIVDRLFEETCARDGRRNFVLSPNRRISIDLAKLKKALKKNKFVIQSTGQLGTAFNPSRDIQACMLTSGIMIAQTPPDTKEEIKEKVFEIYRSILVEGLGLPSDILPQKI from the coding sequence ATGTTGCCGGATCTTACCGAGAAAGAGTTGGAAACTTATTCACGCCAGATTGTGCTAGCTGACATCGGTTATGATGGACAGCTTAAATTGCGCAATGCCAAGGTGTGCCTTGTTGGTGTCGGCGGTCTGGGATCACCGATTGCCACCCAGCTGGTCGGTATGGGTATCGGATATCTGCGCATCGTTGACAGGGATATTGTTTCCCGCTCCGATCTTCACCGCCAGCATCTTTACGATGCCGAATGCGTCGGCATGCCGAAAGTCGAGATGGCACAACAAAAATTAAATCGGCTCAATCCCGATGTGCAGATTGAGCCCATTCCCGAGTCACTGAATTCAATCAATGCAGTGGAAATCATCAGCGGAATGGATGTGGTTATTGATGGGCTGGATCGGCCCGAGCCCCGGTATCTGGTCAATCGCATTTGCAACCAGCTTAAGGTCCCCTATGTTTTTGGTGCTGCCATCGAGGCCTTTGGAAATACATCAACCCTGCTGCCCAACCAAACGTTTTGCCTGGAATGTTTTATGCCCGGGCTCAAGGATGAAGACCTCCCGGTGTGCGGGGTGGTGGGAGTGCATCCGTCGGTCCTCGGCATTGTTTCTTCAGTACAGGTTTCAGAAGCGGTCAGGCTCTTAACCGGACAGGAACCCAAATTATATAACAAATTACTGTACATCAATCTCAGAGAATTTGAGTTTATCATTGTGAATATGCAATCGGTGGAAGGCTGCAGGGTTTGCGGGAAAAATCCAGCAGGCCCGCCGCAAGAAATAGTCGACCGTTTGTTTGAGGAAACCTGTGCGCGGGATGGGCGCCGTAACTTTGTCCTGTCTCCCAACCGCAGAATCAGCATTGATCTGGCTAAGCTCAAAAAGGCGCTAAAAAAGAACAAATTTGTGATTCAATCAACCGGACAGCTTGGCACCGCTTTCAATCCTTCCAGAGACATTCAGGCCTGTATGCTTACAAGCGGCATTATGATTGCCCAAACCCCTCCTGACACAAAAGAGGAGATCAAAGAAAAAGTGTTTGAAATCTATCGGTCTATCTTGGTCGAAGGGCTTGGCCTGCCTTCCGATATCTTGCCGCAAAAAATATGA